Proteins from a single region of Rana temporaria chromosome 5, aRanTem1.1, whole genome shotgun sequence:
- the LOC120940423 gene encoding uncharacterized protein C7orf31 homolog translates to MRCSTPLHPQTPACGHPTIVLKKTKDRGEMNPLQLDDYYEKVFGNITGKTDENTEMKPAFLSTVLQARPIEGRIARSREGRRTLVKEEEPESETVEYKPNLNTEVETPRHRSCTSDTASNTTKKENTEKYLSSTQGHKEPDISKITDTEKTDALYRRQLTPLPTHSDSEYKTVHEDLTGGQDPYIAFEKASELSKPFQKRCFTSLEACSIKPQDSILGHYIRQNT, encoded by the coding sequence ATGCGCTGCAGTACTCCACTCCACCCACAGACACCAGCATGTGGACATCCTACAATTGTCCTAAAGAAAACAAAAGACCGTGGTGAAATGAACCCACTACAACTTGATGATTATTATGAGAAGGTATTTGGCAACATAACAGGAAAAACAGATGAAAACACAGAAATGAAGCCGGCATTCTTATCGACTGTCCTACAAGCACGACCAATAGAAGGACGCATTGCACGCTCAAGAGAGGGTCGCCGGACTCTTGTGAAAGAGGAAGAACCTGAAAGTGAAACTGTAGAATATAAACCCAATTTGAACACTGAGGTGGAGACCCCTAGGCATAGATCTTGTACCTCTGACACTGCTAGTAACACAACTAAGAAGGAAAACACAGAGAAGTATTTATCCTCAACTCAGGGACACAAGGAACCTGATATAAGTAAAATTACAGACACAGAAAAGACAGATGCATTGTACAGAAGACAGCTAACACCCTTACCAACCCATTCAGATTCGGAGTATAAAACAGTCCATGAAGATTTAACAGGTGGACAGGATCCATATATTGCCTTTGAAAAGGCTTCTGAGCTTAGTAAACCATTCCAGAAAAGGTGTTTTACTAGTCTAGAGGCTTGTTCTATAAAACCACAAGATAGTATATTAGGGCACTATATTCGCCAAAACACATAA